The Rhinopithecus roxellana isolate Shanxi Qingling chromosome 9, ASM756505v1, whole genome shotgun sequence genome contains a region encoding:
- the TNFRSF10D gene encoding tumor necrosis factor receptor superfamily member 10D, which yields MGLCGQSAPTASSALAGRYPGARTASGKFVVVIVAVLLLVQVDSATISRQDEVPLQPVASQQQRRSLEECPAGSHRSEHTGACNPCTEGVDYTNASNNLPSCLLCTVCKSGQTNKSACTTTRDTVCQCEKGSFQDENSPEMCRKCSTGCPRGMIKVSDCTPWSDINCSASAASSTEKTPAAEDTVPTGLGTPALCGLIAGIVTVILFAAVFVYILRQKKLISSLKGICSGGGGDPERVCRVFFWRSHPSRVPGTEDNARNETLSTRFLQPIQVSEQEIESQELAEPTGVTVQSPEEPQRLLEQAEAEGCQRRTLPVPVKDADPTEINTLLDPSATLEEGHAKETIQDHMVDSEKLFYEEDDAGFATSSL from the exons ATGGGACTTTGCGGACAGAGCGCCCCGACCGCCTCGAGCGCTCTAGCAGGGCGCTATCCAGGAGCCAGGACGGCGTCGGGAAAGTTTGTTGTCGTCATCGTCGCAGTTCTGCTGCTG GTCCAAGTTGACTCTGCCACCATCTCCCGGCAGGACGAAGTTCCCCTGCAGCCAGTGGCCTCACAGCAACAGAGGCGCAGCCTCGAGGAGTGTCCAGCAG gATCTCATAGATCAGAACATACTGGAGCCTGTAACCCGTGCACAGAGGGTGTGGATTACACCAACGCTTCCAACAATTTGCCTTCTTGCCTTCTATGTACAGTTTGTAAATCAG GTCAAACAAATAAAAGTGCCTGCACCACGACCAGAGACACTGTGTGtcaatgtgaaaaaggaagctTCCAGGATGAAAACTCCCCTGAGATGTGCCGGAAGTGCAGCACAGG GTGTCCCAGAGGGATGATCAAGGTCAGTGATTGTACGCCCTGGAGTGACATCAACTGCAGTGCATCAGCTGCCAGTTCCACTGAGAAAACCCCCGCAGCGGAGGACACAGTGCCCACCGGACTGGGGACTCCTGCCCTTTGCGGTCTCATAGCTGGCATCGTTACAGTCATTCTGTTTGCGGCTGTGTTTGTTTACATCTTACGTCAGAAGAAACTCATTTCTTCACTGAAAGGCATCTGCTCAG GTGGTGGAGGGGACCCCGAACGTGTGTGCAGA GTCTTTTTCTGGCGTTCACATCCTTCACGAGTTCCTGGGACGGAGGACAATGCCCGCAACGAGACCCTGAGTACCAGATTCTTGCAGCCCATCCAGGTCTCTGAGCAGGAAATCGAAAGTCAGGAGCTGGCAGAGCCAACAGGTGTGACTGTACAGTCGCCAGAGGAGCCACAGCGTCTGCTG GAACAGGCAGAAGCTGAAGGGTGTCAGAGGAGGACGCTGCCGGTTCCAGTGAAGGACGCTGACCCCACTGAGA tCAACACCTTGCTGGATCCCTCGGCAACACTGGAGGAAGGACATGCAAAGGAAACAATTCAGGACCACATGGTGGACTCCGAGAAGCTCTTTTATGAAGAAGATGATGCAGGCTTTGCTACGTCCTCCCTGTGA